In one Mesorhizobium australicum genomic region, the following are encoded:
- a CDS encoding ABC transporter substrate-binding protein encodes MKTKLFMSVAALTVLAGSAGLAAAQEKVTFQTNWLAQAEHGGYYQAVADGTYKACGLEVTIAQGGPQVSGRPLMLAGKIDFYMGGNMLQAFSAVQENIPVVIVAASFQKEPQVLMSHPGQGLDTWEDLKKAEQYILGDEGFQSYFQWMVTEFGFDAAKRIPYTFNPAPFIANKMSVQQGYVTSEPYAVEKEGGFKPNLFLLADYGFDTYATTIETMADTIAKRPEVVKCFVDGSAKGWYNYLYGDNKAANEMIMKDNPDITAEQIAFSIDKMKEYGIVDSGDTEKLGIGAMTDERMKSFYDKMVAAKVLPEGIDIKKAYTLDFVNKGVGLDLKK; translated from the coding sequence ATGAAGACGAAACTGTTCATGTCGGTCGCTGCGCTGACGGTCCTGGCGGGTTCCGCCGGCCTCGCCGCGGCCCAGGAAAAGGTCACCTTCCAGACCAATTGGCTCGCCCAGGCCGAGCATGGCGGCTACTATCAGGCCGTCGCAGATGGCACCTACAAGGCCTGCGGCCTTGAAGTGACAATCGCCCAGGGCGGCCCGCAGGTCTCGGGCAGGCCGTTGATGCTGGCCGGCAAGATCGACTTCTACATGGGTGGCAACATGCTCCAGGCCTTTTCGGCAGTCCAGGAGAACATTCCTGTGGTCATCGTAGCGGCCTCCTTCCAGAAGGAACCCCAGGTGTTGATGAGCCATCCTGGCCAGGGCCTCGACACATGGGAAGATCTTAAGAAGGCGGAACAGTACATACTTGGTGATGAGGGCTTCCAGTCCTACTTCCAGTGGATGGTGACGGAATTCGGCTTCGACGCCGCCAAGCGTATCCCCTACACCTTCAACCCTGCCCCCTTCATCGCCAACAAGATGTCTGTCCAGCAGGGCTACGTCACTTCCGAGCCGTACGCAGTTGAAAAGGAAGGCGGTTTCAAGCCAAACCTGTTCCTTCTCGCCGACTATGGCTTCGACACCTATGCGACGACGATCGAGACCATGGCGGACACGATCGCCAAGCGTCCCGAAGTTGTTAAATGTTTCGTCGATGGCTCGGCCAAGGGCTGGTACAACTATCTCTACGGCGACAACAAAGCTGCCAACGAGATGATCATGAAGGACAATCCGGATATCACGGCGGAGCAGATCGCGTTCTCGATCGACAAGATGAAGGAATACGGCATCGTCGATTCCGGCGACACCGAGAAGCTCGGCATCGGCGCCATGACCGACGAGCGGATGAAGAGCTTCTACGACAAGATGGTCGCGGCCAAGGTCCTGCCGGAAGGCATCGACATCAAGAAGGCCTACACGCTGGACTTCGTCAACAAGGGCGTAGGCCTCGACCTCAAGAAGTGA
- a CDS encoding ABC transporter ATP-binding protein has translation MKPAGGAPLLIMRAVGKTFSNGVTALDRVDLTLREGDFLSLLGPSGCGKSTALRIVAGLSSPTTGVLDWRGAPMGKTDIGFVFQEPTLMPWASVFDNVWLPLRLKGVSRREATPAIAELLERVHLTGFENAVPRELSGGMKMRVSIARGLVTRPRVLLMDEPFAALDEITRFKLNNDLLELWQDQRFTVVFVTHSVFESVFLSNRIVVMAARPGRVFEEVDVDVPYPRNETFRTSPEYAALCRKTSDVLVGAINSTAASKGVLDGVL, from the coding sequence ATGAAACCTGCCGGCGGCGCGCCGCTCCTCATCATGCGCGCCGTCGGAAAGACCTTTTCCAACGGCGTGACGGCTCTCGACCGCGTCGACCTGACCCTTCGCGAGGGCGATTTCCTGAGCTTGCTCGGGCCGTCCGGCTGCGGCAAGTCGACGGCGCTGCGCATCGTCGCCGGCCTGTCGTCGCCCACGACCGGCGTGCTCGACTGGCGCGGCGCGCCGATGGGCAAGACCGACATCGGCTTCGTCTTCCAGGAGCCGACGCTGATGCCCTGGGCCAGCGTCTTCGACAATGTCTGGCTGCCGCTACGCCTCAAGGGGGTGTCGCGCCGTGAGGCGACGCCCGCCATCGCCGAACTTCTGGAGCGCGTCCATCTGACCGGCTTCGAAAACGCCGTGCCGCGCGAGCTCTCCGGCGGCATGAAGATGCGCGTCTCGATCGCCCGCGGCCTCGTCACGCGCCCGCGCGTACTCCTCATGGACGAGCCCTTCGCCGCGCTGGACGAGATCACCCGCTTCAAGCTCAACAACGACCTGCTTGAACTGTGGCAGGACCAGCGCTTCACCGTCGTCTTCGTCACCCACAGCGTATTCGAGAGCGTCTTCCTGTCGAACCGCATTGTCGTCATGGCGGCGCGGCCGGGCCGCGTCTTCGAGGAGGTCGATGTCGACGTTCCCTACCCGCGCAACGAGACGTTCCGCACCTCGCCGGAATACGCGGCACTGTGCCGGAAGACGTCCGACGTCCTGGTTGGCGCGATCAATAGTACGGCGGCATCGAAAGGCGTGCTTGATGGCGTCCTTTGA
- a CDS encoding ABC transporter permease: MASFEESAPVPLDAEEMRRLRVARLERIGKWVLPIAIMCVAIFLWDRIVVWNEIPHYILPRPIDVLQALIDDRALLFSSLLTTLRITGLGLLLAVVGGVGLAVLFAQSKWVEMSFFPFAIVLQVTPIVAIFPLINIYVDNQTAKLLLCAWIVAFFPILSNTTLGLNSVDRNLRDLFKLNGATRWQELWHLRLPAAMPYFLGGLKIAGGLALIGAVVAEFVAGSAGQSSGLASRIIESGYRLRTARLFAALILISLTGIVIFMTLTWISHMMLRRWHESALKQEQ, from the coding sequence ATGGCGTCCTTTGAAGAGTCCGCCCCCGTGCCGCTCGACGCGGAGGAAATGCGCCGCCTGCGCGTCGCGCGGCTGGAGAGGATCGGCAAATGGGTGCTCCCGATCGCCATCATGTGCGTGGCGATCTTCCTGTGGGACCGCATCGTCGTCTGGAACGAGATCCCGCACTACATCCTGCCGCGCCCGATCGACGTGCTCCAGGCGCTGATCGATGACCGGGCGCTGCTGTTCTCCTCGCTTCTGACGACGCTGCGCATCACCGGCCTCGGCCTGCTTCTTGCCGTCGTCGGCGGCGTTGGCCTCGCCGTGCTCTTCGCTCAGTCGAAATGGGTGGAGATGTCGTTCTTCCCCTTCGCGATCGTGCTTCAGGTCACGCCCATCGTGGCGATCTTCCCGCTGATCAACATCTATGTCGACAACCAGACGGCAAAGTTGCTGCTCTGCGCCTGGATCGTCGCCTTCTTCCCGATCCTGTCGAACACGACGCTCGGCCTCAACTCGGTCGACCGCAACCTGCGCGACCTGTTCAAGCTGAACGGCGCGACGCGCTGGCAGGAGCTCTGGCACCTGAGGCTACCCGCCGCGATGCCCTATTTCCTCGGCGGCCTGAAGATCGCCGGTGGCCTGGCGCTGATCGGCGCGGTGGTGGCCGAGTTCGTCGCCGGTTCCGCCGGCCAGTCCTCGGGGCTTGCCTCACGCATCATCGAGAGCGGCTACCGGCTGCGCACGGCGCGGCTCTTCGCCGCTTTGATCCTCATTTCGCTGACGGGCATCGTCATCTTCATGACGCTCACCTGGATTTCCCACATGATGCTGCGCCGCTGGCACGAAAGCGCGCTGAAGCAGGAACAGTGA
- a CDS encoding cytosine deaminase: MTALPIPTSGWYVLADARLHVSTVEPLSAQPDRDGFIRCDISIADGRIKAIAPRNDRPVPPRAVDLKGRIVLPAFVDCHTHLDKGHIWPRMPNPDGSFMGALTAVGTDRMAFWNAKDVERRMDFALRTAYAHGTRAIRTHLDSISPQETISWDVFTAMRERWKGRIDLQAASLTGVETIRDGAWFSRLAERVARSGGVLGAVTYMVPDVVEMIDRVFSTAMERGLELDFHADETDDVEAVSLRLIAEAAIRHGFTGKILVGHCCSLARQPDADVLRTLDLVAKAGLSVVSLPMCNMYLQDRRHDQTTPRWRGVTLLHEMKARGINVAVASDNTRDPFYAYGDLDMLEVYRMATRILQFDHPVADWPRAVGAFPAKAMGLDDAGTLKAGAGADLVIFRGRSWTELLSRPESDRTVVRAGAAIERIIPDYSELDDVVGRP; this comes from the coding sequence ATGACTGCCCTCCCTATCCCTACGAGCGGCTGGTACGTGCTTGCCGACGCCCGCCTGCACGTCTCGACGGTCGAGCCCCTCTCCGCCCAGCCCGACCGCGACGGCTTCATCCGCTGCGACATCTCGATCGCCGACGGCAGGATCAAGGCGATCGCCCCGCGCAACGACCGCCCCGTGCCGCCCCGCGCAGTCGACCTCAAGGGTCGTATCGTCCTGCCCGCTTTCGTCGACTGCCACACCCATCTCGACAAGGGCCACATCTGGCCGCGCATGCCCAATCCGGACGGCTCCTTCATGGGCGCGCTCACCGCCGTCGGAACCGACCGCATGGCGTTCTGGAACGCGAAGGACGTCGAACGGCGCATGGATTTCGCCTTGCGCACCGCCTATGCCCACGGCACCCGAGCGATCCGCACCCATCTTGATTCCATCTCGCCGCAGGAGACGATCTCCTGGGACGTGTTCACCGCGATGCGCGAGCGCTGGAAGGGCCGGATCGACCTCCAGGCCGCCTCGCTCACCGGCGTCGAGACGATCCGCGACGGCGCATGGTTTTCCCGCCTCGCCGAGCGCGTCGCTCGTTCGGGTGGGGTGCTGGGCGCGGTCACCTACATGGTCCCCGACGTGGTCGAAATGATCGACCGCGTCTTTTCGACGGCGATGGAGCGCGGCCTCGAGCTCGACTTCCATGCCGACGAGACCGACGATGTCGAAGCCGTTTCGCTGCGCCTGATCGCGGAGGCGGCGATCCGCCACGGCTTCACCGGAAAAATCCTCGTCGGCCATTGCTGCTCGCTTGCCCGCCAGCCGGATGCCGACGTGCTGCGCACGCTCGACCTCGTGGCGAAGGCCGGCCTGTCCGTCGTGTCGCTGCCGATGTGCAACATGTATCTGCAGGACCGCCGCCACGACCAGACCACGCCGCGCTGGCGCGGCGTCACGCTGTTGCACGAGATGAAGGCGCGCGGCATCAACGTCGCCGTCGCCTCCGACAACACCCGCGATCCGTTCTATGCGTATGGCGACCTCGACATGCTGGAGGTCTACCGCATGGCGACGCGCATTCTTCAGTTCGACCATCCCGTGGCCGACTGGCCGCGCGCCGTCGGCGCCTTCCCGGCGAAGGCGATGGGGCTGGACGATGCCGGCACGCTCAAGGCAGGTGCCGGCGCGGACCTCGTCATCTTCCGCGGCCGCTCCTGGACAGAACTGCTCTCGCGTCCGGAAAGCGACCGCACAGTCGTGCGCGCCGGCGCTGCCATCGAGCGCATCATTCCCGATTATTCCGAACTCGACGACGTGGTGGGACGACCCTGA
- a CDS encoding FAD-binding oxidoreductase translates to MDIAALKADLAGIKVEDNPAIVQQKSRDFYWYSPVLKAQLEHVTADLVVSPKTESELISVLKACYRLGIPVTPRGTGTGNYGQAMPLSGGVVLSLADMNEIRVIAPGRVVTGPGAVISEIDKAARAHSAQELRIHPSTYHTASIGGFIAGGSGGVGSINWGGLRDFGNIIRLRVVTMEEEPRILELTGEDLHKVTHAYGTNGIISEVEMPLTAAYDWVDVIVGFDTFMDAARYGNALGLQDGLLTKLISPIAAPAPFTYFKRHQKFFRDGQSICLVTVAPHSLDAFLAFTRRWGAEIVFNAVTETDLKGLPPNFELSWNHTTLRALRVDPAITYLQVLYPFPHQIERIEKIHALIGDEMIGHLEFVRFDGNVTCFGLPMIRYTTEERLEEIIRLHEENGCPIFNPHRYTLEEGGMKQTDEIQLAFKREADPKGLLNPGKMIAWENPAYDYKSGKLFLFKGLQQAG, encoded by the coding sequence ATGGACATCGCTGCGCTGAAGGCCGATCTCGCAGGCATCAAGGTCGAGGACAACCCGGCCATCGTCCAGCAGAAGAGCCGCGACTTCTACTGGTACAGCCCTGTCCTGAAAGCCCAGCTCGAACACGTCACCGCTGACCTCGTCGTCTCGCCGAAGACCGAGAGCGAGCTAATCAGCGTGCTGAAGGCCTGCTATCGCCTCGGCATTCCGGTCACGCCGCGCGGCACCGGCACCGGCAACTACGGCCAGGCCATGCCGCTCTCCGGCGGCGTTGTGCTGTCGCTCGCGGACATGAACGAGATCAGGGTAATCGCCCCTGGCCGCGTCGTCACCGGTCCCGGCGCCGTCATTTCGGAGATCGACAAGGCCGCGCGGGCTCATTCCGCGCAGGAACTCCGCATCCATCCCTCCACCTACCACACCGCCTCGATCGGCGGCTTCATCGCCGGCGGCTCCGGCGGCGTCGGCTCGATCAACTGGGGCGGCCTGCGCGACTTCGGCAACATCATCCGGTTACGTGTGGTGACGATGGAAGAGGAGCCACGAATCCTTGAGCTGACGGGGGAAGATCTGCACAAGGTGACACATGCCTACGGCACCAACGGCATCATCTCCGAAGTCGAGATGCCGCTGACGGCTGCGTACGACTGGGTCGACGTCATCGTTGGCTTCGACACATTCATGGACGCCGCCCGCTACGGCAACGCACTCGGCCTGCAGGATGGGCTGCTGACCAAGCTGATCTCGCCGATCGCCGCTCCCGCCCCCTTCACCTATTTCAAGCGGCACCAGAAATTCTTCCGCGACGGCCAGAGCATCTGCCTCGTCACCGTCGCGCCGCACTCGCTCGACGCTTTCCTTGCCTTTACCCGCCGCTGGGGCGCCGAGATCGTCTTCAATGCGGTCACCGAGACCGACCTCAAGGGCCTGCCGCCAAACTTCGAGCTGTCCTGGAACCACACGACGCTGCGGGCGCTCCGTGTCGATCCGGCGATCACTTATCTGCAGGTGTTATATCCCTTCCCGCACCAGATCGAACGGATCGAGAAGATCCATGCACTGATCGGCGACGAGATGATCGGCCATCTCGAATTCGTCCGCTTCGACGGCAACGTCACCTGCTTCGGCCTGCCGATGATCCGCTACACCACCGAGGAGCGGCTGGAGGAGATCATCCGCCTGCACGAAGAAAATGGCTGCCCGATCTTCAACCCGCACCGCTACACGCTGGAAGAAGGCGGCATGAAGCAGACCGACGAAATCCAGCTCGCCTTCAAGCGCGAGGCCGACCCGAAGGGCCTGCTCAACCCCGGAAAGATGATTGCCTGGGAGAACCCGGCCTACGACTACAAGTCCGGTAAGCTGTTTCTCTTCAAGGGCTTGCAGCAGGCAGGTTGA